In Canis lupus familiaris isolate Mischka breed German Shepherd chromosome 5, alternate assembly UU_Cfam_GSD_1.0, whole genome shotgun sequence, a genomic segment contains:
- the MPDU1 gene encoding mannose-P-dolichol utilization defect 1 protein, translating to MAAEEEGLLKRALVPLLLPEKCYDQIFVQWDLLHVPCLKILLSKSLGLGIVAGSLLVKLPQVFKILKAKSAEGLSLQSVMLELVALTGTMVYSITNNFPFSSWGEALFLLFQTVTICFLVLHYRGQTMKGVTFLACYALVLLALLSPLTPQAVITLLQASNVPAVVVGRLIQAATNYQNGHTGQLSAITVFLLFGGSLARIFTSIQETGDPLMAGTFVVSSLCNGLIAAQLLYYWNAKAPHEKKKQ from the exons ATGGCGGCCGAGGAGGAGGGCCTGCTCAAACGAGCGCTTGTACCGCTTCTCTTACCTGAGAAATGCTACGACCAAATTTTCGTCCAGTGGGACTTGCTTCACG TCCCCTGCCTCAAGATTCTTCTCAGCAAGAGCCTGGGTCTGGGCATTGTGGCCGGGtcacttctgg TAAAATTGCCCCAGGTGTTTAAAATCCTGAAAGCCAAGAGCGCCGAAGGGCTGAGCCTTCAGTCAGTGATGCTAGAACTAGTGGCACTGACGGGGACCATGGTCTACAGCATCACCAACAACTTCCCCTTCAG CTCTTGGGGTGAAGCTCTGTTCCTGCTGTTCCAGACAGTCACCATCTGCTTCCTGGTCCTGCACTACAGAGGACAAACTATGAAAG GTGTCACTTTCTTAGCCTGCTATGCGCTGGTCCTGCTTGCGCTCCTGTCACCACTGACACCGCAGGCCGTAATCACCCTGCTCCAGGCCTCCAATGTGCCTGCTGTGGTAGTGGGGCGG CTGATCCAGGCAGCAACGAACTACCAGAACGGGCACACAGGCCAGCTCTCAGCCATCACAGTCTTTCTGCTCTTTGGGGGCTCCTTGGCCAGAATCTTCACCTCCATTCAG GAGACTGGAGACCCCCTCATGGCCGGAACCTTCGTGGTCTCTTCCCTCTGCAATGGCCTCATCGCCGCCCAGCTGCTGTACTACTGGAACGCAAAGGCTCCCCACGAGAAGAAAAAGCAGTAG